From a single Populus nigra chromosome 18, ddPopNigr1.1, whole genome shotgun sequence genomic region:
- the LOC133678766 gene encoding uncharacterized protein LOC133678766, with the protein MAHRPRGGLLLSGMLALTLAFNVSCTLASPRIGNKIKSATFLSPEFVLGPGSVENRFYYNIDFPRGHIGLKSLRAEVIDEAGKPIPLHETYLHHWVVAKYYQRQDVVENNGDQKFQQADYIFGTNSGICQGTVLRQYFGLGSETRKTDTHIPDPYAIEIGNPAEIPEGYEEKWMLNVHAIDTRGAVDTLGCTECRCDLYNVTVDEYGQPLSPDYIGGLNCCYDQTRCKVQQGYGGARRSLYLRYTVEWVDWDCDIIPVKIFIFDVTDTGKRLNVSTGLSPENGCQVEYDVEPCGSANAGSDGCIDVQSTSLTMPISGYVIYGVAHQHTGGIGSTLYGEKGRVICASEPIYGEGKDAGDEAGYVVGMSTCYPEPGSIQITAGENLVLESYYSSTQKHTGVMGIFYILVAERTPNPTNFLHSPIHIHEKMKVSASALAIVALLGLAAVAVGLRHRLKKGREEGYQPIMA; encoded by the exons ATGGCACATCGTCCTCGAGGAGGCTTGCTTTTGTCAGGAATGCTAGCGCTCACACTTGCATTTAATGTATCTTGCACACTAGCTTCTCCGAGAATTGGAAATAAGATCAAATCTGCCACTTTTCTTTCTCCTGAGTTTGTACTCGGACCAGGATCAGTAGAGAATAGGTTTTATTACAATATTGACTTTCCAAGGGGTCATATTGGTCTTAAGAGTCTCAGGGCTGAAGTAATTGATGAAGCTGGGAAACCAATACCCCTTCATGAAACTTATCTTCATCACTGGGTTGTTGCAAAGTACTATCAGCGTCAGGACGTGGTTGAGAACAATGGTGACCAGAAGTTTCAGCAGGCAGACTATATATTTGGAACAAACAGTGGGATATGCCAAGGGACTGTTCTGCGACAGTATTTTGGCCTTGGATCCGAAACACGAAAAACGGATACTCATATTCCTGATCCTTATGCAATAGAAATTGGCAATCCAGCTGAAATTCCTGAAGGATATGAAGAGAAATGGATGCTTAATGTCCATGCAATTGATACACGGGGTGCCGTAGATACGTTGGGATGCACAGAATGTAGATGCGATCTGTACAACGTCACAGTGGATGAATATGGTCAACCTTTGAGCCCAGACTACATAGGGGGTCTAAATTGTTGCTATGATCAAACACGTTGCAAGGTACAGCAAGGTTATGGAGGTGCCAGGAGGAGTCTATACTTACGTTACACTGTGGAATGGGTCGATTGGGATTGTGACATTATCCCTgttaaaatctttatatttgatGTCACTGATACTGGAAAAAGGCTTAATGTTTCGACTGGATTGAGTCCAGAGAATGGTTGCCAG GTTGAGTATGATGTTGAGCCTTGCGGCAGCGCCAATGCAGGTTCTGATGGATGCATTGATGTCCAAAGCACAAGCCTGACCATGCCGATCAGTGGTTATGTCATCTACGGAGTTGCCCATCAGCATACTGGGGGAATTGGTTCAACTCTGTATGGGGAG AAAGGACGTGTTATATGTGCTTCAGAACCAATTTATGGAGAAGGAAAGGATGCGGGAGATGAGGCAGGTTACGTAGTAGGGATGTCCACCTGTTATCCTGAACCAGGCTCTATCCAGATAACAGCTGGGGAGAATCTAGTTCTTGAATCTTACTACAGCAGTACTCAAAAGCACACGGGAGTTATGGGGATTTTCTACATTTTGGTTGCTGAGCGAACACCAAATCCCACGAATTTCTTGCATTCTCCGATTCAT ATACATGAAAAGATGAAAGTATCCGCATCTGCTTTAGCAATAGTAGCTCTGTTAGGACTGGCAGCAGTTGCTGTTGGCCTGCGTCATCGACTGAAGAAGGGGAGAGAAGAAGGCTATCAACCAATAATGGCATAG